The window CAAAGTTGTTGCAAGATTTCATCTATTTTATTTTCATCAGATTCTTTGTGTAATCCCATTTTAACAACGTCATTAACTGTAGCAGGAAAATTTCTCTCAAAGATCGGTTTTTGAGGTACGTAACCAATTTCTTTAAGATAATTTTTTGATTTTTTAATATCTGTATTAAAAAATTTGATTGTTCCTTTGTATTTTGAATTTAGACCAAGCATAGCAGCAAATAGAGTGGATTTTCCTGCGCCGTTAGGACCTATTATGCCTAAAAAATCCCCTTGCTCTACAGTAAAACTTACATCATCTATAGCTTTTAGATCAGGATATTCAATTGTCAGATGTTCAATTTCAACTACTTTCAACATAACGCCTCTTTCAGATTATTAAGATTCTCAGTCATTTTAGAAATGTATGTTTCATTATTACCAATTTCTATAGGAGATAAAACTAGTATTTTTCCTCCAATTTCATTTGCAATTACTTCAGAAGTTTTAGGATCAGCAGTTTCTTCAGTAAAAATAATTTTAAGATCAAGATCTCTGGCTTTATTGATTACATTTTCTAATGTTTTAGCTGTTGGTTCTACATGTGGTGCATATGATGAAATTATCGTATGTTGAGTAAGATCATATTCATCTGCAAAATATGAAAAAGAATCGTGAAATGCAATAAAATTACGATTACATCCAGATAACTCAGTATGAATTTTTGAATCAAGTAAATCTAATTCATGAATATAATTTGCAGCATTTTCTTGATAATATTGTTGATTTTGAGGATCTGAATTAGAAAAAGCATTTGCAATATTCTGAACTTGAATTTTTGCAAAAACAGGATTTAACCAAATATGAGGATCACTAGACTTATCATTATGATTTAGAGATATTGAAGATCCATTGTAATTTTTCAATACACCTAAACTTGTATCAACTACAACACCATTGTAATTCATTTCACTTAATTTATCAAGCCAACTTTCAAATCCAATTCCATTGATTATGATAAGATCAGATTTTTGCATTTGTTGAATATCCTTTATTGTTGGTTCCCAATCATGTGGTTCAATTCCTATTGGAACTAGTAATTTTGTATCAACTTTTTCTTGACCTACTCTTTGAGAAAATTCTTGTAATGGATAAAATGATGAAATTACTTGTAGTTTAGATTCGTTAGTTTTTTTGAATTGATTTGAATCACTTGAAAAAACTGCATATGATATCAAAGGAATGGTTACGGTAATTGCAATTATTGCCAGTTTTACTTGCGTATTCACAGACAGTTTTTTTGTGAGTTATTAATAACTCTATAAAATGTTAATAACTTTAATTGCTAAACTTATAAGATAATTAATAACAATTTCTCATTATGCCAATAGTATCTATTTCACTTAATCAAGAAATCCTTTCAGAATTAGATAAGCTACAAAAATCCATGGGATTTTCAGGAAGATCTGAAGCAATTAGGGCTGGAATCAGAACTTTTGTTTCAGAAGAAAAACAAAAGTCCGAACTAACAGGAAATATTCATGCAATTCTTTTGGTTGTTCATAATGATGAATTTGATCATGTTGTATCTGGAATTAAACATAATTTTGAAGATCTAATTACTACACATCTACACAGCAAGATTGAGGGAGAAAAGTGTATGGAATTATTTGTAATCGATGGAGATGCAGAAAGAGTATCAACTATCACAAAAGATTTTCAAGTAAACAAAAACATGGATACTGTAAAGTTAGTAACATTATAGAATTAATCAAATATCATATTTAATTAAACGATTTCTGGATGCCAAAACAGCTATCATCAATGCAGAAAATAAGATTATAGTTGCAATTACTCCAAATTCTGGTGCAACAACAATACCAAAATCAGTTTGTTGACCTGAATTTTTGATATTTTCAAATCGGATAATTGTTGGACCTGTTTGGTCTTTGGTAAATTCATATTTTTCAAATTCACCACCTACTTGTGCATTTCCTGTTGCTCTATGAATTTCCTTACCGTTTTGTATTATAACAAAATCATAAACAGAGTTACGTAATGGTTCACCTGTTTTACCATCTCTAATGGTAAAAATAAAAATTGTTTCTTGTTCTGGTGTAATTTCAATAGGATCCCATGAAAGATTCACTTGAAACTGTTCATTTTTTGTAAATGAAGTCAATGGAAATTCTGCATTTTCAGATCTTGAAAGTGTAAAAGTCATGGTTTCAGGTAATGGTTTTCCAGATTTTTCTAGTTGATTCTTTATGAATTTGAGATGATCCTGTAATAAAACAAAATGAACTAATCTTTCATCATCTACAGAATAATCATCTATTGAAACTGAAGATTTAAACAAATCAATTCCATTTACTTTACCAGTATAACTTGGTGATAAAAATTCAGCAAAATTCTTTGGAAAATGCACTTCTTCATGCACAACAGGGATGTGAGACATTTGTTTCTCACTCCAATCAAAAGGCATATCAAATGTTAGTTGCTTTGTATTTGGATCATATTGAAAATTAGAAACATTATCAAAGTATGATTTGACTTTAAACAAAACGTCCTCATTTTGAGCATCTTTTTGTATAAACTCTGTGTCATCAGCAACGCTAACAGATGCAGTGTATACTCCTGAATCTTCAATTATGTTTGTAGGATCATCAATAGTCCGTACCTCAATTTCAAAATTGTACAGTCCACCTGAATCAAAAATAGGACCTGAAATGGAAATCGGTTTAGATTCTGTTCCGTGCCATGCACCTAGCAATGAATCTTGATCACCATTAATTGTAATCGCATTATCTTGTGTAGGATTTACTTTGATTGGAAGAATTCCATCAGAGGTAAAAAAATAGTTTCTAAATATCATTTTATTTTCATGAAAAAGACCAATCAAGAATGTTACATTTTTTGGATTTTCTTTTGTTTCTTTATTAATTGCAGTAATTGTAATTTGTTTTTCTCCAGTTTTTTCAAAAGTCATTGGAAGCTCTACAGAGATAGAAATTTTTTTTCCTTGCACATCAACTGATGATATAGTATCAATTCCCAATCCGTGTCCATAAACACTAGATACTGGAAATGCCAAAGATAGTGCTATTGAAAGTAGTACAAATTTTGTTTTTGACAATAGTGTTACTGACATGTTAGGTCTATTTTACTGTCAGCAATTCTTTCACATTATGAAGTAAATCATCCATATTATTGGCTTCAAGTATGGGTTGTAATTCATTTGGATCTTTGGCTCCAAGTGCAGATAAAGAATAAACAAAATCAATTGTAGGTGTATCTGTGATAAGATAGTATTTTTCTAAAACATGATCTAAAGCATGGGGTTCAACAACTTGAGGTAGTGCTTGTTTGATAATTTTATTTTTCCACATTTGGACAAGTATCTCCCATTGTTCTAACGATATATTTTCGTCAATTTCCGGTATCAATTCAACTTCTGCACGAATGTACATTTTTTCTTCAGTTCCTAATTTTTCATGTAATTCAGAAATATTTTGATGACCTTTTACAGTATATGGATCATAATTAGCTGGTTGTGCAAGTGATGGTG is drawn from Candidatus Nitrosarchaeum limnium SFB1 and contains these coding sequences:
- a CDS encoding transcription factor, NikR, whose product is MPIVSISLNQEILSELDKLQKSMGFSGRSEAIRAGIRTFVSEEKQKSELTGNIHAILLVVHNDEFDHVVSGIKHNFEDLITTHLHSKIEGEKCMELFVIDGDAERVSTITKDFQVNKNMDTVKLVTL
- a CDS encoding hypothetical protein (hypothetical protein Nmar_1684), translated to MSVTLLSKTKFVLLSIALSLAFPVSSVYGHGLGIDTISSVDVQGKKISISVELPMTFEKTGEKQITITAINKETKENPKNVTFLIGLFHENKMIFRNYFFTSDGILPIKVNPTQDNAITINGDQDSLLGAWHGTESKPISISGPIFDSGGLYNFEIEVRTIDDPTNIIEDSGVYTASVSVADDTEFIQKDAQNEDVLFKVKSYFDNVSNFQYDPNTKQLTFDMPFDWSEKQMSHIPVVHEEVHFPKNFAEFLSPSYTGKVNGIDLFKSSVSIDDYSVDDERLVHFVLLQDHLKFIKNQLEKSGKPLPETMTFTLSRSENAEFPLTSFTKNEQFQVNLSWDPIEITPEQETIFIFTIRDGKTGEPLRNSVYDFVIIQNGKEIHRATGNAQVGGEFEKYEFTKDQTGPTIIRFENIKNSGQQTDFGIVVAPEFGVIATIILFSALMIAVLASRNRLIKYDI
- a CDS encoding hypothetical protein (hypothetical protein Nmar_1685), which gives rise to MLGDGQFGVCLIDVNNSISGWTAPKLIGTIAKITKCKDVELDGMQLHIETVGRNKFKIHKIIPPSLAQPANYDPYTVKGHQNISELHEKLGTEEKMYIRAEVELIPEIDENISLEQWEILVQMWKNKIIKQALPQVVEPHALDHVLEKYYLITDTPTIDFVYSLSALGAKDPNELQPILEANNMDDLLHNVKELLTVK
- a CDS encoding periplasmic solute binding protein encodes the protein MNTQVKLAIIAITVTIPLISYAVFSSDSNQFKKTNESKLQVISSFYPLQEFSQRVGQEKVDTKLLVPIGIEPHDWEPTIKDIQQMQKSDLIIINGIGFESWLDKLSEMNYNGVVVDTSLGVLKNYNGSSISLNHNDKSSDPHIWLNPVFAKIQVQNIANAFSNSDPQNQQYYQENAANYIHELDLLDSKIHTELSGCNRNFIAFHDSFSYFADEYDLTQHTIISSYAPHVEPTAKTLENVINKARDLDLKIIFTEETADPKTSEVIANEIGGKILVLSPIEIGNNETYISKMTENLNNLKEALC